In a single window of the Rhopalosiphum padi isolate XX-2018 chromosome 1, ASM2088224v1, whole genome shotgun sequence genome:
- the LOC132918143 gene encoding ATP-citrate synthase, giving the protein MSAKAISEATGKDIINRNLAPLTSAVKCRFASVNENTKWEDLVLDNPWLKTESLVAKPDQLIKRRGKLGLIKVKTNYSEAKQWILERLGKDQQIGRANGKLKNFIIEPFIPHKDEEEAYVCIYSHRHADTILFHHEGGVDIGDVDAKALKLEVPIGQNVTEEQILEKLLTKVSPAKQKTIATFIVALYKMYVNLYFTYLEINPLVVTDSAIYILDLAAKVDSTADFICRSSWGEIEYPPPFGRDAFPEEAYIADLDAKSGASLKLTILNKKGRIWTMVAGGGASVIYADTICDYGGASELANYGEYSGAPSEQQTYEYAKTILGLMTQEKHPDGKVLITGGGIANFTNVAATFKGIVTALTEYQTKILDHNITIYVRRAGPNYQEGLRIIREVGKTLRIPIYVFGPETHMTAIVGYALGKKPIPKETEQESVTANFLLPGGQDSNSVNAKQEVVDGSKGGATSPIVTSSVRPKLTLTAPSVKPLFGSNTRAIVWGMQTRAVQSMLDFDFVCRRHEPSVACLVYPFTGDHKLKFYWGHKEVLIPVYKRMEDAMLKHQNADVLVNFASLRSAYDSTIETLNYPQIRTIAIIAEGIPENMTRKLILLANEKKVTVIGPATVGGLKPGGFKIGNTGGMMDNILHSKLYRAGSVAYVSRSGGMSNELNNIISRTTDGVYEGVAIGGDRYPGTTFMDHIMRYQADPEIKMIVLLGEVGGVEEYEVCEALTQKKITKPLVAWCIGTCASMFTSEVQFGHAGSCANSDQETATTKNASLREAGAFVPTSFDFLGDIIHDVYKKLVKEGVIIPQAELPPPTVPMDYSWARELGLIRKPASFMTSICDERGQELLYAGMPISDVLKADMGIGGVISLLWFQRSLPPYVCKFFEMCLMVTADHGPAVSGAHNTIVCARAGKDLVSSLVSGLLTIGDRFGGALDGAAKQFTEAYDSGLIPMEFVNQMRKKGSLIMGIGHRVKSINNPDMRVKIIKEFVLENFPATPLLNYALEVEKITTSKKPNLILNVDGCIAVSFCDLLRHSGSFTREEAQEYIDMGSINSLFVLGRSIGFIGHFMDQKRLKQGLYRHPWDDISYVLPEQYN; this is encoded by the exons ATGTCAGCCAAAGCAATAAGTGAAGCAACCGGAAAAGATATCATAAACAGAAATTTAGCCCCATTAACATCTGCTGTGAAATGCCGGTTTGCTTCGGTTAATGAAAACACTAAATGGGAAGACCTCGTACTGGATAACCCATGGCTTAAAActgaa agctTAGTTGCAAAACCTGATCAGTTAATAAAACGTCGTGGTAAATTAGGCTTgattaaagtaaaaactaacTATTCTGAAGCTAAACAGTGGATTCTAGAGCGGTTGGGTAAAGACCAACAAATTGGTCGTGCCAATGGAAAACTGAAAAATTTCATCATTGAACCGTTCATTCCTCACAaagat GAAGAAGAagcatatgtatgtatttactcTCATCGCCACGCTGATACAATTCTCTTCCATCATGAAGGTGGTGTAGACATTGGAGATGTTGATGCTAAAGCATTAAAACTTGAAGTACCAATTGGACAAAATGTAACTGAGGAACAAATCTTAGAAAAGCTATTGACCAAAGTCAGCCCAGCCaaacaaaa aACTATTGCAACATTTATAGTTgctttatacaaaatgtatgtcAACCTTTACTTCACATATTTGGAAATCAATCCATTGGTAGTAACAGATAGTGCTATATACATTTTGGATTTGGCTGCAAAAGTTGATTCTACTGCTGATTTTATTTGTCGTTCATCTTGGGGTGAAATTGAATACCCACCACCATTTGGACGAGATGCCTTCCCAGAAGAAGCCTACATTGCAGATTTAGATGCTAAAAGTGGAGCTTCtcttaaa ttaacaatcttaaataaaaaaggACGTATCTGGACAATGGTTGCTGGTGGTGGTGCCTCTGTTATTTATGCTGATACCATTTGTGATTATGGTGGTGCTAGCGAATTGGCCAATTATGGAGAATACAGTGGTGCTCCATCAGAACAACAAACTTATGAGTATGCAAAAACAATTTTGGGTTTGATGACTCAAGAAAAACATCCCGATGGCAAAGTTTTAATTACTGGAGGTGGTATTGCCAATTTCACCAATGTAGCAGCAACATTCAAAGGTATCGTCACAGCTTTGACAGAATACCAGACTAAAATTTTAGATCACAATATCACAATATACGTTCGTCGTGCTGGTCCCAACTATCAAGAAGGTCTGAGAATTATAAGAGAAGTAGGAAAAACTTTACGTATTCCCATTTATGTATTTGGCCCAGAAACCCACATGACAGCTATTGTTGGGTATGCTCTGGGTAAAAAACCAATACCAAAAGAAACTGAACAAGAATCTGTTACTGCCAATTTCCTCTTACCTGGTGGACAG gacTCAAATTCTGTGAATGCAAAACAAGAAGTTGTTGATGGATCTAAAGGTGGTGCAACAAGTCCAATAGTAACATCATCTGTACGACCTAAGTTAACTTTGACAGCCCCTTCTGTTAAGCCATTATTTGGAAGCAATACTAGGGCTATTGTTTGGGGAATGCAAACTAGAGCTGtccag aGTATGcttgattttgattttgtttgCCGAAGACATGAACCGTCTGTTGCATGTCTTGTATATCCATTCACCGGTGatcataaattgaaattttactgGGGACATAAAGAAGTCTTAATTCCTG tttacaaaAGAATGGAAGATGCCATGTTGAAGCATCAAAATGCCGATGTCTTAGTAAACTTTGCATCTTTAAGATCTGCTTATGACAGTACAATTGAAACTCTTAATTATCCTCAA ATCAGAACTATTGCTATTATTGCTGAAGGTATTCCTGAAAATATGacaagaaaattaatattattggccAATGAAAAGAAAGTTACAGTTATCGGACCTGCCACTGTTGGTGGATTAAAACCGGGTGGTTTTAAGATTGGTAACACTGGTGGTATGATGGACAATATTTTACATTCCAAATTATATAGAGCAGGAAG tgtTGCATATGTCTCTCGGTCTGGTGGTATGTCTAATGAGTTAAATAACATAATCTCAAGAACAACTGATGGTGTATACGAAGGTGTAGCTATTGGTGGTGACCGTTATCCAGGCACTACATTTATGGATCACATCATGCGATATCAAGCAGACCCagaaattaaaatgattgtacTGTTGGGTGAAGTTGGAGGAGTTGAAGAATATGAGGTTTGCGAAGCCTTGACTCAAAAGAAAATCACAAAACCACTTGTGGCCTGGTGTATTGGAACTTGTGCCA gtATGTTTACATCTGAGGTTCAATTTGGTCATGCTGGTTCATGTGCCAACTCTGATCAAGAAACAGCTACTACCAAAAATGCCAGCCTCCGTGAGGCTGGTGCATTTGTACCAACTTCGTTTGACTTTTTGGGTGATATTATTCATGATGTTTATAAGAAATTAGTGAAAGAAGGCGTTATCATTCCTCAAGCTGAATTACCACCACCAACTGTTCCCATGGACTACTCTTGGGCACGTGAACTTGGCCTTATTCGTAAACCAGCTTCATTTATGACTAGTATTTGTGATGAACGTGGACAAGAGTTATTGTATGCTGGTATGCCAATTAGTGATGTTCTTAAGGCAGATATGGGTATTGGAGGAGTTATATCACTTTTGTGGTTCCAACGTTCTTTGCCGCCATATGTGTGCAAATTCTTTGAAATGTGTCTTATGGTAACTGCTGATCACGGACCAGCTGTATCTGGTGCTCACAATACTATTGTCTGTGCAAGAGCTGGTAAAGATCTAGTTTCATCTCTGGTTTCTGGATTATTGACTATTGGAGACAGATTTGGTGGTGCTTTGGATGGAGCTGCTAAACAATTTACTGAAGCATATGACTCTGGTTTGATTCCAATGGAGTTTGTGAACCAAATGCGTAAAAAGGGATCACTCATTATGGGTATTGGTCATCGTGTAAAATCG atcaaTAATCCAGACATGAGAGTAAAGATCATAAAAGAATTTGTTTTGGAAAACTTTCCAGCCACTCCATTATTGAACTATGCTCTTGAAGTAGAAAAAATCACTACATCTAAAAAACCCAATCTTATATTGAATGTTGATGGATGTATTGCTGTATCATTCTGTGACTTATTGAGACATAGTGGAAGTTTTACACGTGAAGAAGCCCAAGAGTATATTGATATGGGCTCAATTAACAGTTTATTTGTACTTGGAAGAAGTATTGGATTTATTG gaCATTTTATGGATCAGAAGAGATTAAAACAAGGGCTCTACCGTCATCCATGGGACGACATTTCTTATGTCTTACCAGAACAATATAACTag